Proteins from a genomic interval of Arachis hypogaea cultivar Tifrunner chromosome 10, arahy.Tifrunner.gnm2.J5K5, whole genome shotgun sequence:
- the LOC112715466 gene encoding uncharacterized protein — MGGHRFIGMRTQHQKLTRKCDIRGNIFLWAFKGVMDQNPSPFGHILLDQSFSPSCIMHPDTYLNKVLVGSEQGPMQLWNISTKKKIFEFKGWDSPITCCVSSPALDVVAVGCADGSIHVHNIHYDKELVTFTHSTRGSVTALSFCTDGKPLLASGGSSGVISVWNLEKKRLQPVVREAHDSVITSLHFFANEPVLMSSSADNSIKNNLHELWTLLNFLLPETFSSAETFDEWFQISGEIEVLCRLII; from the exons ATGGGAGGCCATAGATTCATAGGAATGAGAACTCAACATCAAAAGCTGACTAGAAAATGTGATATTCGCGGCAACATTTTCTTGTGGGCATTTAAGGGAGTTATGGATCAGAACCCTTCCCCATTTGGGCACATTTTGCTTGATCAGAGTTTTAGCCCCAGCTGTATAATGCATCCAGATACTTACCTAAATAAG GTTCTCGTTGGGAGCGAGCAAGGTCCTATGCAGCTTTGGAACATTAGcacaaagaaaaagatatttgagTTTAAGGGATGGGATTCACCGATCACCTGTTGTGTTTCCTCCCCTGCTCTAGATGTCGTTGCAGTTGGGTGTGCAGATGGAAGCATTCATGTTCATAACATTCATTATGATAAAGAATTGGTTACATTTACACATTCTACACGAGGTTCTGTCACTGCCTTATCTTTCTGCACTG ATGGGAAACCCCTTCTAGCCTCTGGAGGTTCATCAGGTGTCATAAGCGTATGGAATCTGGAAAAGAAAAGGCTCCAGCCAGTTGTAAGAGAGGCTCATGATAGTGTGATCACATCACTACATTTTTTTGCAAATGAGCCAGTGCTTATGAGTTCTTCAGCAGATAATTCTATTAAG AATAATCTTCATGAACTCTGGACCCTTCTCAATTTTCTTCTGCCTGAAACTTTTAGCTCTGCTGAAACTTTTGATGAATGGTTCCAAATATCAGGTGAAATTGAAGTTCTTTGTAGACTGATCATTTAA